In the genome of Paenibacillus sp. GP183, the window AGATTTACGATGCCAGGCGAATGGAGCAGCCTTATACTTTGCAGGTTCAGGATTATAAGGGGCCTAATGGCTGGGATACCCGGTTCGTGCATGCTCTGAAATTTAACAAGGAATCCGTGCTCACTGAATTGATTGACGAACTGATTTCACATTTACAATTGTGCTGCAGCAAATATTCTCCTCATCAACTGCGCAGCGGATTGACCGCTCTGTTCGGTGAGATTGAGAAGAAGCTGGAGTCAAGCCAATCATCGGAGCAAGCTTCCGGCAAAATACTCTCGATTCCTTACTGCACTTTGTCGGAGTTGAAAGGCGAGCTGCTGAAGGTTATCCGCGAATACCAACATACAGTACAGAAAAACTTCCGAAATAGAAAAAGGTTCATAGAGCTGGCCATCCGATATATGGAAGAGCACTATACGGAAGCGATCACCATGATCAGCGTTGCCGAACATCTTTATTTGAATCCGTCTTATTTCAGTAAAATATTTCATGAGGAAACAGGGGAAACATTCAGCAAATACGTAATTCGTCTCAGGATAGAAAAGACAAAAAATCTTCTTAAAGATTCCACGCTGAAAATATACGAGGTCGCCCAGCGGGTAGGTTACCAAGATTTTCGGCATTTTGTCAAGCTTTTCAAGGACCAAGAGGGGATCACCCCTACCCAATATAGGGATATAGGTGTGATGTAACCAGATAGGAGGATGTGCTTGAATCTTCATACGCATTTAAAATTGCGGTCTGTGGGGTACAAATTGTTTATCCTTTTTTTTATCAGCATGACTATTTCCATTATGATCATGGGTTATCTCTCTTATCAGAAGGCCAATGAAATCATCCGTTCCAAAGTATCACAGGTCGCATTGCAAACAGTGCAGCAGGCAAACAGACGTCTCGATTTGATCTTGAACGAGTACGCCAACCGGTCTTTAATCGTGTTCGGCTACAAGGAAATTCAAAGAGGCATTCTCGGAGAATACCGGGAAAGCTACGATCAATTTTTTAACAATCAGCAGATTGCCCGATTCTTATCCAATCTGGTCAACTCCAAGAACGACACGCTGAACATCTATATTTTGGGTGAAGGCAATGCTTCCTACCGATATTCCTCTAATGGCTTTGCAGAGCTTCCTTCGGCGGATAATGAAGATCAGGCTCAAGACTGGTATAAGCAAATTAAAGATGCGAACGGTCAGGTGGTATGGTATGGAATTCGGCCTTCTTTCATGAATCAAAATAACGGCGGAGACAATAAACCGGTCTTTGTACTCGGCAGAGCGCTCAAAAATTTCGATCATGTCAATGAGATCATCGGCGTGCTGATTATGGAGTTTGATCCGGAGCTGATTCAGCAGTTAATGTCCGAAGTCGATTTTCACGCACACGGCACTACGCTTCTCGTCGATCGAAGCAACACGGTTGTAGCTGATGCCAATGCTTCCCATCTCATGAAACCTTCCGGGCTGAAGCTTCCTTCCGGGCATAGCGGAGTTTTTACCGATGTGATGGATGGCAAGGAAATGATCGCTGTCTTCGATAATACGGAGATAAACGAGTGGAGGCTTGTCGGAATGGCACCGAACCAAGAGTTGGTCAGCGATTCGAGGGATATCGGTTACTATA includes:
- a CDS encoding sensor histidine kinase, which encodes MNLHTHLKLRSVGYKLFILFFISMTISIMIMGYLSYQKANEIIRSKVSQVALQTVQQANRRLDLILNEYANRSLIVFGYKEIQRGILGEYRESYDQFFNNQQIARFLSNLVNSKNDTLNIYILGEGNASYRYSSNGFAELPSADNEDQAQDWYKQIKDANGQVVWYGIRPSFMNQNNGGDNKPVFVLGRALKNFDHVNEIIGVLIMEFDPELIQQLMSEVDFHAHGTTLLVDRSNTVVADANASHLMKPSGLKLPSGHSGVFTDVMDGKEMIAVFDNTEINEWRLVGMAPNQELVSDSRDIGYYTVYLVIGFSVVAIALAFAVAKYMHEPVSKLLRSMRRARDGDFDVRIIDRRSDEFGMLFHSFNTMVTRIKNLIDEVYIQKLLKKETQLKMMASQINAHFLYNTLDSIHWISRIYKVDEISTMIFGLSKYLRISLSEGKDFVTVQESTELLESYLSIQKVRYQDKFTVNMHIDPTILQYRVLKFVFQPLVENAIYHGLENKQGRGRLDISWRSEGQILYFEVEDDGVGIESDKLAELTGVLENEEVVGEHNFALRNINTHIKLAYGLEYGLFIDSAPGAGTKVTLVVPLR